A portion of the Vicingus serpentipes genome contains these proteins:
- a CDS encoding carboxypeptidase-like regulatory domain-containing protein, producing MKIFFTTLIILSSLFINAQSDNDIINFNGVIIDGDSITSLPYTHVIVKSTRTGTVADYYGFFSILAHKGDTILFSRIGYISDQYIIPDTLVGQNYSAIHLMYKETFALEEVKIYPWPSFEEFKESFTTFSQNEHLKSMHANLDKATLTELSGDIAIEGSTIFKREENFRHTMIYGTSGYPAYGIFNPFAWHKFVKDWKSGALKNKKSNNYLPK from the coding sequence ATGAAGATATTTTTCACAACATTAATAATCCTTTCGTCTCTTTTTATTAATGCTCAAAGCGACAATGATATTATTAATTTTAATGGTGTTATAATTGATGGAGATAGTATCACATCATTACCTTACACTCACGTTATAGTAAAAAGTACTAGAACAGGTACAGTAGCTGATTATTATGGTTTTTTCTCTATTTTAGCTCATAAAGGAGATACCATTTTATTTTCAAGAATAGGATATATTAGTGATCAGTATATCATTCCTGATACCTTAGTGGGACAAAATTATTCAGCTATACATTTAATGTATAAGGAAACTTTTGCATTAGAAGAAGTAAAAATTTATCCTTGGCCAAGTTTTGAAGAATTTAAAGAGTCTTTCACAACATTTAGTCAAAATGAGCACCTAAAGTCAATGCATGCTAATTTAGATAAAGCTACCCTAACTGAGTTGTCTGGAGATATTGCTATAGAGGGAAGTACAATATTTAAGAGAGAAGAAAACTTTCGTCACACAATGATTTATGGAACAAGCGGATATCCAGCATATGGTATTTTTAACCCTTTCGCTTGGCATAAATTTGTTAAAGATTGGAAAAGTGGAGCTTTAAAAAATAAAAAGAGTAATAATTATTTACCAAAATAG
- a CDS encoding UbiA-like polyprenyltransferase — MKNYLSLVKFSHTIFALPFAIIGFFLATIQIQTPIEWIKLIYVVLCMVFARSAAMAFNRYIDRDIDKANERTAAVREIPNGTIQPKSALLFVIINCILFIATTYFINPLCFYLSPIALLVVLGYSLTKRFTALCHLVLGVGLSLAPIGAYLAVTGKFDWLPLFFSFAVLFWVSGFDIIYALQDEEFDKKQKLHSIPVLLGTKNALMLSNFLHVLTASFILFAGYYGGLNYIYWIGCGIFILLLIYQHILVKPNDLSKVNLAFFTTNGIASVVFSIFVLLDLFLN; from the coding sequence AAATTTAGCCATACCATTTTTGCTTTACCCTTTGCAATTATTGGTTTTTTCTTAGCAACTATACAAATTCAGACACCTATTGAATGGATTAAATTAATTTATGTGGTTTTATGTATGGTCTTTGCAAGAAGTGCAGCAATGGCTTTTAATAGATACATAGATAGAGACATTGATAAGGCAAATGAAAGAACAGCTGCTGTTCGTGAAATCCCAAATGGAACAATACAACCAAAATCTGCTTTACTATTTGTTATTATAAATTGCATACTTTTTATTGCAACAACTTATTTTATTAATCCACTTTGTTTTTATTTATCTCCAATAGCTTTATTAGTTGTGTTGGGATATAGTTTAACCAAACGATTTACTGCACTTTGCCATTTGGTTTTAGGTGTTGGTTTATCATTAGCTCCTATTGGTGCCTATTTAGCAGTTACTGGTAAATTTGATTGGCTTCCATTATTTTTCTCTTTTGCTGTTTTGTTTTGGGTGAGTGGTTTTGATATAATTTATGCCTTACAAGATGAAGAGTTTGATAAAAAACAAAAGCTTCATTCTATACCTGTTTTATTAGGGACTAAAAACGCTTTAATGCTATCTAACTTTTTGCACGTTTTAACTGCTTCATTTATATTGTTTGCTGGTTATTACGGAGGGTTAAATTATATTTATTGGATAGGATGTGGAATATTTATTTTGTTACTGATTTATCAGCATATATTGGTAAAACCAAACGATTTAAGCAAAGTAAACTTAGCATTTTTCACTACTAATGGTATTGCTAGTGTTGTTTTTTCAATTTTTGTTTTATTGGACTTATTCTTAAACTAA
- a CDS encoding PspC domain-containing protein, whose translation MNKTVTVNISGIVFHIEVDAYDTLKNYLNKIKGYFNNSEEREEIMTDIESRIAELFSNMMDDKNQVITSENVTSVIETMGKPEQYLDEDSEEEFESPKESKLKSDKKLFRNPDDRILGGVASGLASYFGLDAVWLRLFFVLTFIFAGFGPFLYIILWIVMPEAKTASDKLKMKGDPINVTNIGRTFEDEAKKVNEKLKTVDTKKFGYFLEQFFKAIGQILKAVFNVLGNIIGFAFLVIGVFLAVGFIAGLSGSDMIYAVTSDGVFSIESTDFFNLIFVSEDQFHLAIFGIILLFGIPIIAIIYGGLKILFNIKTHFSFGIALVVFWLVGASICGLISIKMGTELSSQKTITEPHTLPAYYNNYNLTANTTAIPGNGILDGKFSAISLDNDSIYQANVSVNIYKSKTDSAKLVIIKHTNGESKKGAITKAKNINYSFAITDSTINLNNYFSNIKTDKIRGQRIKVKLYLPEGKSVYLDESISELVYDIPNVTNTWDSDMMSKKWVMTKDGLTCLDCKDIEGATSDELMIRYPSLYNVEIESPIISK comes from the coding sequence ATGAATAAAACAGTAACAGTAAATATAAGTGGAATAGTTTTTCATATCGAAGTAGATGCTTATGATACACTTAAAAACTATTTGAATAAAATAAAAGGTTATTTCAATAATTCTGAAGAAAGAGAAGAAATAATGACTGACATTGAATCGCGTATTGCAGAATTATTTAGCAATATGATGGATGATAAAAATCAAGTTATTACATCAGAAAATGTTACTTCAGTTATTGAAACAATGGGAAAACCAGAGCAATATCTTGATGAAGATTCAGAAGAAGAATTTGAATCTCCAAAAGAATCAAAACTTAAAAGTGACAAAAAGTTATTTAGAAATCCTGACGATAGAATTTTAGGTGGTGTTGCTTCAGGGCTTGCATCATATTTTGGGTTAGATGCAGTTTGGTTAAGGTTATTTTTTGTATTAACTTTTATTTTTGCAGGATTTGGACCTTTCCTTTATATCATTTTATGGATAGTAATGCCTGAAGCTAAAACAGCTTCAGATAAATTAAAAATGAAAGGAGATCCAATAAACGTGACGAACATTGGAAGAACATTTGAAGATGAAGCAAAAAAAGTAAACGAAAAATTAAAAACAGTTGACACCAAAAAATTCGGCTATTTCTTAGAGCAATTTTTCAAGGCTATAGGACAGATTCTTAAAGCTGTTTTTAATGTTCTTGGTAACATTATTGGTTTTGCTTTTTTAGTAATAGGTGTGTTTCTAGCTGTTGGTTTTATTGCTGGACTAAGCGGCTCTGATATGATTTATGCTGTAACTTCAGATGGAGTTTTTTCAATAGAATCAACTGATTTTTTTAATTTAATTTTTGTTTCAGAAGACCAATTTCATTTAGCAATTTTTGGCATAATTCTATTATTTGGGATACCAATTATAGCAATAATTTATGGTGGACTTAAAATATTATTTAATATAAAAACTCACTTTTCGTTTGGTATCGCATTGGTTGTTTTTTGGTTAGTTGGAGCATCTATTTGCGGTTTAATTAGTATTAAAATGGGCACTGAATTATCTTCTCAAAAAACCATTACTGAACCACACACTTTACCTGCTTATTATAATAACTATAATTTAACTGCTAATACAACTGCTATACCCGGAAATGGAATATTAGATGGTAAATTTTCTGCAATTTCTTTGGACAACGATTCCATTTATCAAGCCAATGTGAGTGTAAACATTTACAAAAGCAAAACAGATAGTGCTAAACTTGTTATTATTAAGCATACCAATGGAGAATCGAAAAAAGGAGCCATTACTAAGGCTAAGAACATTAATTACTCATTTGCAATTACAGATAGTACAATTAATTTAAATAACTACTTTTCTAATATAAAAACGGACAAAATAAGAGGTCAAAGAATAAAAGTTAAGCTATATCTTCCTGAAGGTAAGTCAGTTTATCTTGATGAATCGATATCTGAATTGGTTTATGATATTCCAAACGTTACCAATACTTGGGATAGTGATATGATGAGTAAAAAATGGGTAATGACTAAAGATGGATTAACTTGTTTAGATTGTAAAGATATTGAAGGTGCAACTTCTGATGAATTGATGATAAGATATCCTAGTTTGTATAATGTAGAAATTGAGTCACCAATCATCTCTAAATAA
- a CDS encoding PadR family transcriptional regulator, with protein MKIENTKAQMRKGVLEYCILSILNNGEAYPSEIIDQLKKAKLIVVEGTLYPLLTRLKNAEILTYRWEESLSGPPRKYYELTPKGKEFLTELKTTWDELVKAVELTSK; from the coding sequence ATGAAAATAGAAAATACAAAAGCCCAAATGAGAAAAGGAGTATTGGAATACTGTATTCTTTCTATCTTAAACAATGGCGAAGCTTACCCATCTGAAATAATAGATCAATTAAAAAAAGCTAAGCTAATTGTTGTAGAAGGAACACTTTACCCTTTGCTAACTCGATTAAAAAATGCTGAAATATTAACTTATCGTTGGGAAGAGTCTTTATCAGGTCCGCCTCGAAAATATTATGAGCTAACCCCTAAAGGAAAAGAGTTTTTAACTGAACTTAAAACAACTTGGGACGAATTAGTAAAAGCGGTAGAATTAACAAGTAAATAA
- a CDS encoding SanA/YdcF family protein has product MKFLIIIKNLILNKWTISISIVLIGFVLFSNILIANYATEKIFSKEQDTPEKPVALLLGTSRYTVRGNTNLYFKYRIEATTSLYKSGKIKHIIVSGDNSLSSYNEPREMRKALIANGIPDSSITLDFAGFRTLDSVVRCKEVFGQDNFIIISQRFHLERALYIAKKFNIHAIGFAAQDPPEKYSFKTNVREYFARTKAIIDLYILNTQPKFLGEKEIINL; this is encoded by the coding sequence TTGAAATTCCTAATCATCATAAAAAACCTAATCCTTAATAAATGGACTATAAGTATTTCTATTGTTTTAATTGGATTTGTACTTTTTAGCAATATTTTAATTGCTAATTATGCAACAGAAAAGATATTTAGTAAAGAACAGGACACACCTGAAAAACCTGTGGCACTTTTATTAGGAACAAGCAGATATACTGTTAGAGGAAACACCAACTTATATTTTAAATATAGAATAGAAGCCACAACAAGCCTTTATAAATCAGGTAAAATAAAACACATTATTGTTAGTGGAGATAATAGCTTGAGCTCATACAATGAACCTCGAGAAATGAGAAAAGCACTAATTGCAAACGGAATTCCTGACAGTTCGATAACATTAGACTTTGCAGGGTTTAGAACTTTGGATTCAGTAGTAAGATGCAAAGAAGTATTCGGACAGGACAACTTTATTATTATATCACAACGATTTCATCTCGAAAGAGCCTTATACATTGCTAAAAAATTTAATATTCATGCAATCGGTTTTGCTGCACAAGATCCACCAGAGAAATATTCTTTTAAAACAAATGTTCGTGAATATTTTGCAAGAACAAAAGCCATAATTGACCTCTACATTCTCAATACTCAACCTAAATTCTTAGGGGAAAAAGAGATTATAAATCTTTAA
- a CDS encoding inositol monophosphatase family protein: MNLETICQQVNSITKEVGVFIKKQQISVADIETKSKNSLVTFVDKTAEKKLVNELSKLIPEAGFIAEEGTSTKKGEVYNWIIDPLDGTTNFIHGIPCYCVSIGLIRNEELVLGVIYEINLDELFYAWEGSKAYMNGKEINVTPTLTLEDSLIATGFPYYNYKKQTEYMNLFQDLMKNTRGLRRLGSAAVDLAYVACGRFDAFYEYSLNPWDVAAGAFIVQQAGGKVSDFSGGNNYLFGEEIIAINPHINEEFLAKVKTYFGK; encoded by the coding sequence ATGAACTTAGAAACCATTTGTCAGCAAGTTAATTCTATAACAAAAGAAGTTGGAGTATTTATTAAAAAACAACAAATTTCTGTAGCTGATATTGAAACAAAAAGCAAAAACAGTTTAGTCACTTTTGTAGATAAAACTGCTGAAAAAAAGTTAGTTAACGAATTGTCTAAATTAATTCCTGAAGCTGGTTTTATTGCAGAAGAAGGAACTTCAACAAAAAAAGGAGAAGTTTATAATTGGATTATTGATCCATTAGATGGCACAACTAATTTTATTCACGGAATACCTTGTTATTGTGTTAGTATAGGATTAATTCGAAATGAAGAATTAGTTTTAGGCGTTATTTATGAAATTAACTTAGATGAACTATTTTATGCTTGGGAAGGTAGTAAAGCATACATGAATGGCAAAGAAATTAATGTTACCCCTACCCTCACTTTAGAGGATAGTTTAATTGCTACTGGATTCCCTTATTACAACTACAAAAAACAAACTGAATACATGAATCTTTTTCAAGATTTAATGAAAAACACAAGAGGTTTAAGAAGATTAGGTTCAGCTGCTGTTGATTTAGCTTATGTTGCTTGCGGACGATTTGATGCTTTTTATGAATACAGTCTTAATCCATGGGATGTTGCCGCTGGAGCTTTTATTGTACAACAGGCTGGTGGTAAAGTAAGCGATTTTTCTGGAGGCAATAATTACCTTTTTGGAGAAGAAATAATCGCTATTAATCCCCACATCAATGAGGAATTCTTAGCGAAGGTAAAAACCTATTTTGGTAAATAA